The genome window GCCCCTGCCCGCCTCACACCCGGCGAGACCGTGCCGCTGCGCGTCACTGGCGGCTGGCTGCTGCCCGAGGGCTGAGGCCGGGCGACCGGCGGCCGCCCTCCGGGCCCATCACCCGGGCGGCAGGCCTCCTGCGAGCGGAGCCGGAGCCCTCCCGCCCTCCGTCGACCCGCCCTCGCGGGCGCGTCTCCTGCGGTTTGGGCCGGGCCGCGCCTGCGGCGCGGCTGTTGCACCGGGACCACCTGCGGGCCTTCGCGCCGCGGTGGGGTGCCCTTGCCTCAGGAGCCTCTCGGATGTCCCCGCGCCGAGCCGGCCCTCCCGCCCGGGCGACCAGCCCGGGCCGCGCCCGACCCTCCCCCCGGGAGGGCGCGATGGCGATGTCAGACGAGGCTCAGCCCTCGTCCGGGACTTTCGGGATAAACCGCAGACCACGAGCGGTGCCGCGCCCACCCAGGGTCGGGCGCGGCCCTTCGTGCCTGGCGGAGGCGCGGCAGGGCTCGGTGCGGGCGACGGGCGTGGCGGCGCCCTCCGGGGCCGGGTGCGGACCTGTCCGTGGCGTGGCGCGGGGAGCGGCCGAGCCGTGCGCCACCGGCGGCGGCGCGCGTCGGCCTGCCGTCCGGGGCGCCCCGGCTCAGTCCCGCCAGGGCACCACGCCGGGCGGGGCGCGGCGGCCCAGCCGATCGAGCAGAAGCATCAGGCACAGGGTTGCGAGCACGGTGATCACTGACATCGCGGCGGCGAGCGGGGTGGCGCCGCTGTCCTCGTAGTTGAAGATCGCGGTGCCGATGGTCTCGTTGCCGGTGGACCAGAGCAGGGCGGAGACGGTGACCTCGTTATAGGCGGTGAGGAAGACCAGGATCGCGCCCGAGGCCGCCGCCGGCGCGGTGAGCGGGCCGAGGATGCGCCGCATCCGCCGCGAGAACCCGGCGCCGGAGGTGCGGGCGGCATCGTCGAGCGCGGGGTCGAGCCGCGCATAGGCCGCCGCCACCGGCTTCAGCGCGATGGCCATGAAGGCGGTGAGATAGGCGGCGAGGATGATCCCCCCCGTGCCGTAGAGCGACACGCCGAGCACCGGCAGCGGCCGCAGGAAGACGAGGATCATCGCGATGGAGATCACCAGCCCCGGGATGGCGTAGGCAAGGTCCGCCAGGGTGGAGAGCCCGCCGGCCACCGCGCGCGGCAGCCGGGCCGGGCGGCTGGCGAAATAGCCCGCCAGCACCGCCGTCGCGGCCAGCAGCGCCGCCGCCACCCCGGCCAGCAGGGTGGAATTGGCAAAGGCGCGCAGCGGGGCCTCCTGCACGAAGAGCACCTCGCGGAAGCTCTCCAGCGTGGCGGTGTCGGCCGAGAGGCGCACGCCGTAGGCCGGCACCAGCGCGGTGGAGACGAGGGCGGCCAGCGGCAGCGCCAGCGTGGCCGCTACCCAGGCCCAGAGCGCGGCTTCGGCGAAGGGCCGCGCCCCGCCCAGCCGCAGCGCCAGCGCCGGCTGCGGCGCGCCGGTGAGCGACACGCCGGCGCGCGCCTGCGCCCGGCGCTGCGCCAGCACCGCCAGCAGCGCCACCGCGCCGATGATCACCGCCAGCACGGCCACGTCCGGCAGCATGCCCGGCCCGAAGCTGGTGAGCCGCCGCCAGATCAGCACCGGCAGTGTGGTGAAGCGCGCCGGGATGCCCAGCAGCGCCGGAATGCCGAAATTCCCCAGGCCGGAGACGAAGGCCAGCGCCAGCGCCGCGATCAGCGAGGGCGCGACCAGCGGCAGCACCACGCGGGAGAGCATCCGCCCCGGCCCGGCGCCGAACACCCGCGCGGCCTCCGACATGTCGCGCGGCAGGGCGCGCAGCCCGGTGCGCACCACGAGGAAGGTGAGCCCGGTGTTCTGCACCGAGAGCAGCGCGATCACCCCGCCGGCGGAATAGAGCGGGTTCTCCGAGCCCGGCGCCGGCGCGAGGCCGAGCAGCAGCAGGAGCGGGCTCGCGGGCCCCGTGGCCTGGATCCAGGCGATGGCGGTCACATGCGGCGGGATCATCATCGGCAGCAGCACGAGGAAGGTGAGTACCCCGCGGCCGCGGATGTCGGTGAGTCCGATGGCCAGCGCGATCAGCCCGCCCGCCAGCGTGGCCAGCACCGAGGAGGCCCCGGCCGAGACCAGGCTGTTGACCAGCGCGCGCCGGGTGGAGCCGGCGCCCAGCGCCTCGATCAGCGGGCCCGCGTCCGGCACGCCGCCGGGCGCGAGCCCGGTCAGCGCCAGGCGCCCCAGCGGCACCAGCAGCAGGAGCGCGCCGAGGCAGGCGAGCAGGACGAGGGCACCGCCCTCGCCCGTCAGCCGGCGGATCACTCGCCGAAGATCTCGACGAAGCGCAGCTTGTCGGCCTGGTCGTTCTTCAGCGCCGCGGCGGCGTCGAAGGGCAACAGGCGGATCTGGTCACGCGCGGGGAAACCCTCCGGCGGGGTCACGTCGCCCAGCGCCGGCAGGTAGCCCTGCCGGGCCGCCAGCTCCTGCCCCTCGCGCGAGATCAGGAAGTCCACGAAGGCCTTCGCCGCCTCCGGGTTCCGGGCGGTGGAAAGGATGGCGACGGGTTCGGTGACCGCCGAGACCCCCTCCCCGGGGAAGACGAACGCCACCGGGGCGCCCTTCGCGGCCTCGCGGATGGCGAGGTAGTCCACCAGGAAGCCGTAGAGCTTCTCGCCACCGGCGACGGCCTTGTAGGTGGCGCCGTTGCCGCCCGTGGGGCGGGTGCCCTGGTCGGCGAGGCCCTGGTAATAGTCCCAGCCCAGCCCCTCGGCGCCGGTGATCGCCGCCATGTGGATGGCCGCGGCACCGGAGGTGAGCGGCGAGGGCATGGCGATCTGCCCCTTCGCCTCCGGCTTCAGCAGGTCCTGAAGCGAGGTGGGCGCCATGGGCGCCGCGGTATTGTAGACGATGCCGGTGGTGATGAGCTTGGTGGAGAACCACATGTGCTCGGGGTCCATCAGCCCGTCCTCGTAGCCGGCGGTGTCGGCCTCCGGGTAGGCCATCAGCCGGCCCTCGGCGGCGAGGCCCTCCATGGTGACGGAATCCGCGATCAGCAGCACGTCGGGGCGCGGGTCCCCGGCCTCGAACTCGGCGGCGAGCTTGGCCATCACCTTGGTGGTGCCGTCGCGGAACCACTCCACCTCCACGCCGGGGTTCGCGGCGGTGAAGGCATCCACCGTGGCCTGGGCATCGGCATTGGGCTGGGAGGTGTAGAGCACCAGATTGCCGTCCGCCGCAGCGGCGGCAGAGGCGAGGCTGAAGGCAAGGGCGGCGGCGGAAAGCAGGGTTTTCATCGGGCGCTCCGGTCAGATGTCAGCGGGGCGGGGCGCGCGGGCCCCTCTCCCCCGCCGCCTACCCCCGGCCCGTGGCCCGCACGCGACAGAACCGTGACAGTTCGGTGACGGGCCGCGCCCCCGGGGGCGCCCTCCGCCGCCACGCGGCCGCGCCGGACGACGCGCCACGCATCCGCCGCCCGCGCGCCTCCGGCCCCGGCACCCTGCTGCCCCTCAGGCCCCGGCAGCCCGGTGCGCCGCTTCAGGCTCCGGCAACCGGCCGCCCCTCTGCGGCTGGCAGCCCGCCGCACTCCCTCAGGTGTCGGCAGCCCGCCGCGCTCCCCAAGGCTCCGTCAGGCGCGCCGCGCCGCCTGAGGTTCCGGCAACCCGTCGTCCCTCCGCCACCGGCAGCACGTTGCGCCGCTTCAGGCTCCGGCAACCGCCGTCCCTCTGCTGCCGGCCGCTCGCCGCGCCCCCTCAGGCGCCGACAGCCAGCCGCCCCTCTGCCGCCGGCCGCTCGCCGCGCCCCTCAGGCGCCGACAGCCCGCCGCCCCTCGGGCGCTGCCGCCCTCAAGCCGTGGCGTCATGCCCGGCGATGAGCGCGCGCGGAATGCGGGCGATCTCCCGGCGGTCGGAGGGCAGCGGCATCCAGGTCACGCTCAGCTCCGGCGCCAGCGCGCAGAGCGCCACGGACGCGCCGGAGAGCGCCACAAGGTCCGGCCCCGGGCGGGGATCATGCGTGCAGTGCAGGCCCGTCGTGGTGATCACCGGAATGCCCAGCCAGATCGCCAGCCTGTCGAGGTGGATGTGCCCGGTGAAGATGCCCGCCACCGGGCGCCCGCCGATCACCTGCCCCAGCCGGGCGGTGTCGGCGCGCGTCAGGCTCTCCCACTCCGCCTCCGGCGCGTCCGAAAGCGCGGGGCCGTGGTGCATGGCGATGAGCTTGGGCAGGCCCGGATGCCGGTCCAACGCGGCGTCGAGGAAGGCGAGCTGCTCCGGTTCCAGCCGGCCGCCCACATGCCCGTGCCAGGAACTGTCCAGCCCGATCACATGCGCCCCGGCCAGCACCGTCTCGCTCAGGCAGGGGGCCTCGGAGGCGTCCTCGCGCAGGAAGGCGGAGCGGAAGGCCCCGCGCGCGTCATGGTTGCCCGGCACGGCGATCACCGGCGCCTGCAGGCGCTTCAGCCGCCGCCGCAGCCCGGCATAGCTCTCCGCCTCGCCATGATTGGTGAGATCCCCGGTCAGCAACACGAAATCCGGCGCGGGGCTGAGCCCGTCAAGACTGTCGAGCACCGCCTCCAGCGTGGCCGGCGTGTCGGAACGCAGGTCGGGGTCATCCGCCGGGCTGGCGGAGAAATGCAGGTCGGTGAGATGCACGAAGCGGGTCATGTCATGTTCCGGAGGGCTGGGAAAAGCGCGGCCCTTCTGCCCCGCGGCCGCGACGGAATTATGACAGGCCGCGGCCGGCCACGTTAACCGCATGTCAGGGCGTATGGGGTGAAATGGC of Paroceanicella profunda contains these proteins:
- a CDS encoding ABC transporter permease gives rise to the protein MIRRLTGEGGALVLLACLGALLLLVPLGRLALTGLAPGGVPDAGPLIEALGAGSTRRALVNSLVSAGASSVLATLAGGLIALAIGLTDIRGRGVLTFLVLLPMMIPPHVTAIAWIQATGPASPLLLLLGLAPAPGSENPLYSAGGVIALLSVQNTGLTFLVVRTGLRALPRDMSEAARVFGAGPGRMLSRVVLPLVAPSLIAALALAFVSGLGNFGIPALLGIPARFTTLPVLIWRRLTSFGPGMLPDVAVLAVIIGAVALLAVLAQRRAQARAGVSLTGAPQPALALRLGGARPFAEAALWAWVAATLALPLAALVSTALVPAYGVRLSADTATLESFREVLFVQEAPLRAFANSTLLAGVAAALLAATAVLAGYFASRPARLPRAVAGGLSTLADLAYAIPGLVISIAMILVFLRPLPVLGVSLYGTGGIILAAYLTAFMAIALKPVAAAYARLDPALDDAARTSGAGFSRRMRRILGPLTAPAAASGAILVFLTAYNEVTVSALLWSTGNETIGTAIFNYEDSGATPLAAAMSVITVLATLCLMLLLDRLGRRAPPGVVPWRD
- a CDS encoding ABC transporter substrate-binding protein; its protein translation is MKTLLSAAALAFSLASAAAAADGNLVLYTSQPNADAQATVDAFTAANPGVEVEWFRDGTTKVMAKLAAEFEAGDPRPDVLLIADSVTMEGLAAEGRLMAYPEADTAGYEDGLMDPEHMWFSTKLITTGIVYNTAAPMAPTSLQDLLKPEAKGQIAMPSPLTSGAAAIHMAAITGAEGLGWDYYQGLADQGTRPTGGNGATYKAVAGGEKLYGFLVDYLAIREAAKGAPVAFVFPGEGVSAVTEPVAILSTARNPEAAKAFVDFLISREGQELAARQGYLPALGDVTPPEGFPARDQIRLLPFDAAAALKNDQADKLRFVEIFGE
- a CDS encoding metallophosphoesterase family protein — translated: MTRFVHLTDLHFSASPADDPDLRSDTPATLEAVLDSLDGLSPAPDFVLLTGDLTNHGEAESYAGLRRRLKRLQAPVIAVPGNHDARGAFRSAFLREDASEAPCLSETVLAGAHVIGLDSSWHGHVGGRLEPEQLAFLDAALDRHPGLPKLIAMHHGPALSDAPEAEWESLTRADTARLGQVIGGRPVAGIFTGHIHLDRLAIWLGIPVITTTGLHCTHDPRPGPDLVALSGASVALCALAPELSVTWMPLPSDRREIARIPRALIAGHDATA